The Aphelocoma coerulescens isolate FSJ_1873_10779 chromosome 2, UR_Acoe_1.0, whole genome shotgun sequence genome contains a region encoding:
- the TOMM7 gene encoding mitochondrial import receptor subunit TOM7 homolog has translation MPKLSKEAKQRLQQLFKGGQFAIRWGFIPVVLYLGFKRGADPGMPEPTIWSLLWG, from the exons ATGCCGAAGCTTAGCAAGGAGGCCAAGCAGCGGCTACAGCAGCTCTTCAAGGGCGGCCAGTTCGCCATCCGCTGGGGCTTCATCCCCGTAGTGCTCTATCTCG GTTTTAAAAGAGGTGCAGATCCTGGAATGCCTGAGCCAACTATCTGGAG